One stretch of Pseudomonas azotoformans DNA includes these proteins:
- a CDS encoding LysR family transcriptional regulator, giving the protein MISKGKGDFESPVSDNRMPSLLALRCFESAGRFESFARAAEELHLTPGAISRAVRLLEEDLGVDLFDRRSRRVFLTNTGRRLAKAVNEGLGVMNHAVREIRTESRRARQLVLSCEPTLLMRWLIPRWSEFQARHCGLDIHLVAGGGLFSFDQGIDLAIRRDDFPRPPGYHAEALFPEKVGPVCRPDKVDTWFGPNGHFLHSTAPLLHTKSRPTAWQEWAVAKQLPTPVTEMQAFEHFYFSIQAAVAGLGVAMGPWHLVRDDILNGVLAAPLGFVEDGTSYCLLSSTAPKAGGVEMELLQWLRAMGR; this is encoded by the coding sequence ATGATTTCTAAAGGGAAAGGTGATTTTGAATCGCCTGTTTCTGACAATCGTATGCCCTCTTTACTCGCGTTGCGTTGCTTCGAATCAGCCGGACGCTTTGAAAGCTTTGCCCGTGCTGCAGAGGAACTGCACCTGACACCCGGCGCCATCAGCCGCGCCGTGCGCTTGCTTGAAGAGGATCTGGGCGTTGACCTGTTCGACCGACGCAGCCGCAGGGTGTTTTTAACGAATACCGGAAGACGCCTTGCCAAAGCGGTCAACGAAGGGCTTGGCGTGATGAACCACGCCGTGCGTGAGATCCGTACCGAATCCCGCCGCGCCCGTCAGCTCGTCCTGTCCTGCGAACCCACCCTGCTGATGCGCTGGCTGATCCCGCGCTGGAGCGAGTTCCAGGCACGCCACTGCGGGCTGGACATTCACTTGGTGGCGGGCGGTGGCCTGTTTTCATTCGACCAGGGCATCGACCTGGCTATCCGGCGAGACGACTTCCCACGCCCTCCCGGCTATCACGCCGAAGCCTTATTCCCCGAGAAGGTCGGCCCTGTGTGCCGGCCAGATAAGGTGGATACGTGGTTCGGCCCAAACGGGCATTTCTTGCATTCAACCGCCCCGCTGCTTCACACAAAAAGCCGGCCTACAGCTTGGCAGGAATGGGCCGTGGCAAAACAACTGCCCACCCCCGTGACGGAGATGCAAGCATTTGAGCACTTTTACTTCAGCATTCAGGCAGCTGTTGCGGGCCTCGGAGTTGCCATGGGGCCGTGGCATCTCGTTCGCGACGATATCCTCAACGGTGTCTTGGCCGCTCCTTTAGGATTCGTTGAGGACGGTACAAGCTATTGCCTGCTGTCTTCGACTGCGCCCAAGGCAGGCGGTGTGGAAATGGAATTGCTTCAATGGTTGCGGGCGATGGGCCGATGA
- a CDS encoding LysE family translocator produces the protein MNEWIAVITITLLACISPGPDFAMVSRNGLLLSRRAGVLTALGIGMGVLVHVSYTLLGLGWVLQQTLWLFGALKLAGAAYLVYLGVNMLRARPAIDPLDAPSPVMSDLAALRTGFLTNALNPKTAIFIVSLFMGVVRPDTHLSVQIAYGVFIAGAHVVWFSLVALCFSAGSVRQKLMAARHWIDRLFGGLLVSFGVLLAVTRRSG, from the coding sequence ATGAACGAATGGATAGCAGTAATCACCATTACCCTGCTGGCATGCATCAGTCCCGGGCCGGATTTCGCCATGGTTTCCCGCAACGGGCTGTTGCTGTCTCGACGTGCGGGTGTCCTCACTGCGCTGGGCATCGGCATGGGTGTGCTTGTGCATGTGAGCTATACGCTGCTCGGATTAGGCTGGGTGCTCCAGCAAACGCTCTGGTTGTTCGGCGCGTTGAAGCTGGCGGGGGCGGCGTATCTTGTCTACCTGGGGGTGAACATGCTGCGGGCCAGGCCTGCGATCGATCCTTTGGATGCGCCGTCACCCGTCATGTCCGATCTGGCGGCTTTGCGGACGGGGTTTCTGACCAATGCGTTGAACCCCAAGACGGCGATTTTCATTGTCAGCCTGTTCATGGGGGTCGTCAGGCCGGACACGCACTTAAGCGTGCAAATCGCCTATGGCGTGTTCATCGCGGGGGCGCACGTGGTGTGGTTCAGCCTCGTCGCGCTGTGTTTCTCTGCGGGCAGTGTGCGCCAGAAGTTGATGGCTGCACGGCATTGGATCGACCGACTGTTTGGTGGCCTGCTAGTGAGCTTTGGTGTATTGCTGGCGGTCACCCGGCGTTCGGGCTGA